Proteins from one Telopea speciosissima isolate NSW1024214 ecotype Mountain lineage chromosome 1, Tspe_v1, whole genome shotgun sequence genomic window:
- the LOC122660365 gene encoding peptidyl-prolyl cis-trans isomerase CYP18-1-like encodes MSVTLHTNLGDIKCEIACDEVPKTAENFLALCASSYYDGTIFHRNIKGFMIQGGDPTGTGKGGTSIWGKKFNDEIRESLKHNARGMLSMANSGPNTNGSQFFISYAKQPHLNGFYTIFGRVIHGFEVLDLMEKTPTGPGDRPLAEIRLNRVTMHANPLAG; translated from the exons ATG TCAGTCACGTTGCACACAAATCTCGGCGACATAAAGTGCGAGATCGCATGCGACGAGGTTCCCAAAACAGCAGAG AATTTCCTGGCACTATGCGCCAGCAGTTATTACGATGGCACCATATTCCATCGGAATATTAAAGGTTTTATGATTCAGGGAGGAGATCCCACAGGCACAGGCAAAGGTGGAACTAGCATATGGGGTAAAAAATTCAACGATGAGATACGGGAGTCACTCAAG CACAATGCAAGAGGGATGCTTTCAATGGCTAATAGTGGGCCAAATACTAATGGGAGTCAATTCTTCATCTCATATGCAAAGCAGCCACATCTGAATGGATTTTACACCATCTTTGGCAGAGTTATTCATGGGTTCGAAGTCCTTGATCTCATGGAAAAG ACTCCGACTGGACCTGGGGATCGACCTCTTGCTGAGATCCGACTGAATCGTGTGACCATGCATGCAAATCCTCTTGCTGGCTAG